One part of the Leclercia sp. LSNIH1 genome encodes these proteins:
- the ubiU gene encoding ubiquinone anaerobic biosynthesis protein UbiU — MELLCPAGNLPALKAAIENGADAVYIGLKDDTNARHFAGLNFTEKKLQEAVSFVHLHRRKLHIAINTFAHPDGYQRWQRAVDMAAQLGADALILADLAMLEYAAERYPHIERHVSVQASATNEEAIRFYHRHFEVSRVVLPRVLSIHQVKQLARVTPVPLEVFAFGSLCIMAEGRCYLSSYLTGESPNTVGACSPARYVRWQQTPQGLESRLNEVLIDRYQDDENAGYPTLCKGRYLVDGERYHALEEPTSLNTLELLPELLAANIASVKIEGRQRSPAYVSQVAKVWRQAIDRCMANPQSYTPEPAWMETLGSMSEGTQTTLGAYHRKWQ, encoded by the coding sequence ATGGAGCTGCTCTGCCCTGCCGGGAACTTACCGGCGCTAAAGGCGGCCATCGAAAACGGCGCCGATGCGGTTTATATCGGGCTGAAGGACGATACCAATGCCCGTCACTTCGCTGGTCTCAATTTTACCGAGAAAAAACTGCAGGAAGCGGTGAGCTTCGTACATCTTCATCGCCGTAAACTGCATATCGCTATCAATACCTTTGCCCACCCCGACGGCTATCAACGCTGGCAGCGCGCGGTGGATATGGCGGCACAGCTGGGTGCCGACGCCCTGATTCTGGCCGATCTCGCCATGCTGGAGTATGCCGCAGAACGCTATCCCCACATTGAGCGCCATGTCTCCGTACAGGCGTCTGCTACCAACGAAGAGGCCATACGCTTTTATCATCGACATTTTGAGGTGTCGCGCGTGGTGCTGCCGCGCGTGCTCTCTATTCATCAGGTTAAGCAACTGGCGCGGGTCACGCCAGTTCCGCTGGAAGTTTTTGCCTTTGGCAGCCTGTGCATCATGGCTGAAGGGCGTTGCTACCTCTCTTCTTATCTCACCGGGGAATCGCCCAACACCGTGGGCGCCTGCTCCCCTGCCCGCTACGTGCGCTGGCAGCAAACCCCGCAGGGGCTGGAGTCGCGTCTGAACGAGGTGCTGATTGACCGCTATCAGGATGATGAAAACGCCGGCTATCCGACGCTGTGCAAAGGTCGCTATCTGGTGGATGGCGAGCGCTACCATGCGCTGGAGGAGCCCACCAGCCTGAACACCCTTGAACTGCTGCCGGAACTGCTGGCCGCCAATATCGCCTCGGTGAAAATCGAAGGACGCCAGCGCAGCCCGGCCTATGTCAGCCAGGTGGCAAAAGTGTGGCGCCAGGCGATCGATCGCTGCATGGCAAATCCGCAGAGCTATACGCCAGAACCGGCGTGGATGGAGACGCTCGGCTCGATGTCCGAAGGCACGCAGACCACGCTGGGTGCGTATCACCGTAAATGGCAGTGA
- the truB gene encoding tRNA pseudouridine(55) synthase TruB translates to MSRPRRRGRDVHGVLLLDKPQGASSNDVLQKVKRIYNANRAGHTGALDPLATGMLPICLGEATKFSQYLLDSDKRYRVIAKLGQRTDTSDADGQVVEERPVTFSSEQLDAALESFRGDTQQVPSMYSALKYQGKKLYEYARQGIEVPREARPITVYELLFIRHEGDELELEVHCSKGTYIRTIIDDLGEKLGCGAHVIYLRRLAVSKYPAERMVTLEQLQALVDQAQEQGTEAADLLDPLLMPMDSPASDYPVVNLPLTSSVYFKNGNPVRTTNVPAQGLVRVTEGDDNTFIGMGEIDDEGRVAPRRLVVEYPA, encoded by the coding sequence ATGAGTCGTCCTCGTCGTCGCGGTCGCGACGTGCACGGCGTGCTGCTGCTGGATAAACCGCAGGGTGCATCCAGTAACGACGTGCTGCAAAAAGTTAAGCGTATATATAACGCCAACCGCGCGGGGCACACCGGGGCGCTGGATCCGCTGGCGACCGGTATGCTGCCGATTTGTCTGGGTGAAGCGACCAAGTTTTCCCAGTATCTGCTGGATTCGGACAAACGCTACCGCGTGATTGCAAAGCTTGGCCAGCGCACGGACACCTCCGATGCCGATGGTCAGGTCGTCGAAGAGCGTCCGGTGACGTTCAGCAGCGAACAGCTTGATGCCGCGCTCGAGAGCTTCCGTGGCGACACCCAACAGGTGCCGTCCATGTACTCGGCGCTGAAGTATCAGGGCAAAAAGCTCTATGAGTATGCGCGTCAGGGGATTGAGGTGCCACGCGAGGCCCGTCCGATTACGGTCTATGAGCTGCTGTTCATTCGTCACGAAGGCGATGAGCTGGAGCTGGAAGTGCATTGCTCAAAAGGCACCTATATCCGCACCATCATCGACGATCTGGGTGAGAAGCTGGGCTGTGGCGCGCACGTTATTTATCTGCGTCGTCTGGCAGTCAGCAAGTACCCGGCTGAACGTATGGTGACGCTGGAGCAGCTGCAGGCGCTGGTGGACCAGGCGCAGGAGCAGGGCACAGAGGCTGCGGACCTGCTGGACCCATTACTGATGCCAATGGACAGTCCTGCTTCGGACTATCCGGTTGTCAATCTGCCGCTGACCTCCTCCGTTTACTTTAAAAACGGCAACCCGGTGCGCACGACGAATGTCCCGGCGCAAGGGCTGGTGCGCGTTACGGAAGGGGATGACAACACCTTTATCGGGATGGGGGAAATCGACGACGAAGGTCGTGTTGCCCCACGCCGTCTGGTGGTTGAATATCCGGCATAA
- the nlpI gene encoding lipoprotein NlpI: protein MKPFLRWCFVATALTLAGCSNSAWRKSEVLAVPLQPTLQQEVILARMEQILASRALTDDERAQLLYERGVLYDSLGLRALARNDFSQALAIRPDMPEVFNYLGIYLTQAGNFDAAYEAFDSVLELDPTYNYAHLNRGIALYYGGRDKLAQDDLLAFYQDDPNDPFRSLWLFIVEQKLDEKQAKDALKQRFDKSDKEQWGWNIVEFYLGDISEATLMERLKADATDNTSLAEHLSETNFYLGKYYLSLGDTDSATALFKLAVANNVHNYVEHRYALLELSLLGQEHDDLAESDQQ from the coding sequence ATGAAGCCTTTTCTGCGCTGGTGTTTCGTTGCGACAGCTTTGACGCTGGCAGGATGCAGCAACTCTGCCTGGCGTAAAAGTGAAGTCCTCGCAGTGCCACTGCAACCGACTTTGCAGCAGGAAGTGATTCTGGCACGCATGGAACAAATTCTTGCCAGTCGGGCTTTAACCGATGACGAACGCGCACAGCTTTTATATGAGCGCGGAGTGTTGTATGATAGTCTTGGTCTGAGGGCACTGGCGCGAAATGATTTTTCACAAGCGTTGGCGATCCGACCGGATATGCCTGAAGTATTCAATTACTTAGGCATTTATTTAACGCAGGCAGGCAATTTTGATGCTGCCTATGAAGCGTTTGATTCTGTACTTGAGCTTGATCCAACTTACAACTACGCGCACTTGAATCGCGGTATCGCATTGTATTACGGCGGTCGTGACAAGTTAGCGCAAGATGATCTGCTGGCGTTTTATCAAGACGATCCTAACGATCCTTTCCGTAGCCTGTGGCTTTTCATTGTTGAGCAGAAGCTCGACGAAAAGCAGGCTAAAGACGCGTTAAAGCAACGCTTCGACAAATCGGACAAGGAGCAGTGGGGATGGAATATTGTCGAGTTCTACCTGGGCGACATTAGCGAAGCAACGCTAATGGAACGCTTGAAGGCGGACGCAACGGATAACACCTCGCTCGCTGAGCATCTCAGTGAAACCAACTTCTATTTAGGTAAGTACTACCTAAGTCTGGGGGATACGGACAGCGCTACGGCACTGTTCAAGTTAGCGGTTGCTAACAACGTACACAACTACGTTGAGCACCGTTATGCATTGTTGGAATTATCGCTCTTGGGCCAGGAGCATGACGACCTGGCAGAATCGGACCAGCAATAG
- a CDS encoding DEAD/DEAH family ATP-dependent RNA helicase has protein sequence MAEFETTFADLGLKAPILEALNDLGYEKPSPIQAECIPHLLSGRDVLGMAQTGSGKTAAFSLPLLNNIDPDLRAPQILVLAPTRELAVQVAEAMTEFSKHMRGVNVVALYGGQRYDVQLRALRQGPQIVVGTPGRLLDHLKRGTLDLSKLSGLVLDEADEMLRMGFIEDVETIMAQIPEGHQTALFSATMPEAIRRITRRFMKEPQEVRIQSSVTTRPDISQSYWSVYGMRKNEALVRFLEAEDFDAAIIFVRTKNATLEVAEALERSGYNSAALNGDMNQALREQTLERLKDGRLDILIATDVAARGLDVERISLVVNYDIPMDSESYVHRIGRTGRAGRAGRALLFVENRERRLLRNIERTMKLTIPEADLPNAELLGKRRLEKFAAKVQQQLESSDLDQYRALLTQIQPTAEGEELDIETLAAALLKMAQGERSLIVPPDAPMRPKREFRDRDDRFERRGDRNDRGPRGDRPERGGEDRPRRERRDAGEMELYRIEVGRDDGVEVRHIVGAIANEGDISSRYIGNIKLFGTHSTIELPKGMPGEVLQHFTRTRILNKPMNMQLLGDAQPRPDRGGERRGGGRSFGGERREGGRGPRREGAAPGAGRFSGERRESRGPRREDGPVRRRDA, from the coding sequence ATGGCTGAATTCGAAACCACTTTTGCAGATCTGGGCCTGAAGGCTCCTATCCTTGAAGCCCTTAACGATCTGGGTTACGAAAAACCATCTCCGATCCAGGCAGAATGTATCCCACATCTGCTCTCTGGTCGTGACGTGCTGGGCATGGCCCAGACTGGTAGCGGTAAAACCGCAGCGTTCTCGCTGCCGCTGCTGAATAACATTGACCCGGACCTGCGTGCACCGCAGATCCTCGTACTGGCTCCGACCCGTGAACTGGCTGTTCAGGTGGCGGAAGCTATGACTGAATTCTCTAAACACATGCGCGGCGTAAACGTGGTTGCCCTTTACGGCGGCCAGCGTTATGACGTGCAGTTACGCGCCCTGCGTCAGGGTCCACAGATCGTCGTCGGTACGCCGGGTCGTCTGCTGGATCACCTGAAACGCGGTACGCTGGATCTCTCTAAACTGAGCGGTCTGGTACTGGATGAAGCTGACGAAATGCTCCGCATGGGCTTCATCGAAGACGTAGAAACCATCATGGCGCAGATCCCGGAAGGTCATCAGACCGCCCTGTTCTCTGCCACCATGCCGGAAGCGATCCGTCGCATTACCCGCCGCTTCATGAAAGAGCCGCAGGAAGTGCGCATCCAGTCCAGCGTGACCACTCGCCCGGACATCAGCCAGAGCTACTGGTCTGTGTACGGTATGCGTAAAAACGAAGCGCTGGTGCGTTTCCTGGAAGCAGAAGATTTTGATGCGGCGATCATCTTCGTTCGTACCAAAAATGCGACCCTGGAAGTGGCAGAAGCCCTGGAGCGTAGCGGCTACAACAGCGCAGCGCTGAATGGCGACATGAACCAGGCGCTGCGTGAGCAGACGCTGGAGCGTCTGAAAGACGGTCGTCTGGATATCCTGATTGCAACCGACGTGGCAGCACGTGGTCTGGACGTTGAACGTATCAGCCTGGTTGTTAACTACGACATCCCGATGGACTCCGAGTCTTACGTTCACCGTATCGGCCGTACCGGTCGTGCAGGTCGTGCGGGCCGTGCGCTGCTGTTCGTTGAGAACCGCGAGCGTCGTCTGCTGCGTAACATCGAACGCACCATGAAGCTGACCATTCCAGAAGCAGACCTGCCAAACGCAGAGCTGCTGGGCAAACGCCGTCTGGAAAAATTCGCCGCGAAAGTCCAGCAGCAGCTGGAGAGCAGCGATCTGGATCAGTACCGTGCGCTGCTGACGCAGATCCAGCCGACCGCCGAAGGCGAAGAGCTGGATATCGAAACGCTGGCCGCTGCACTGCTGAAGATGGCGCAGGGCGAACGTTCTCTGATCGTGCCGCCAGATGCACCGATGCGTCCTAAGCGTGAGTTCCGTGACCGTGACGATCGTTTCGAACGTCGTGGCGACCGCAACGATCGTGGCCCGCGTGGCGACCGTCCAGAGCGTGGTGGTGAAGACCGTCCACGTCGCGAACGTCGTGATGCTGGCGAAATGGAACTGTACCGCATTGAAGTGGGTCGTGATGATGGTGTTGAAGTTCGTCATATCGTTGGCGCGATCGCTAACGAAGGCGACATCAGCAGCCGTTACATCGGTAACATCAAGCTGTTCGGTACCCACTCCACCATCGAACTGCCAAAAGGTATGCCGGGCGAGGTTCTGCAGCACTTTACCCGTACCCGCATCCTGAACAAGCCGATGAACATGCAGCTGCTGGGCGATGCTCAGCCGCGTCCGGACCGTGGCGGCGAACGTCGTGGCGGTGGCCGCAGCTTCGGTGGCGAGCGTCGTGAAGGCGGTCGTGGTCCTCGTCGTGAAGGGGCTGCACCAGGTGCAGGCCGTTTCAGCGGTGAGCGTCGTGAAAGCCGTGGCCCACGTCGCGAAGATGGCCCGGTTCGTCGTCGTGACGCGTAA
- a CDS encoding U32 family peptidase, translated as MKYSLGPVLYYWSKETLEDFYQQAATSQADVIYLGEAVCSKRRATKVGDWLEMAKTLADSGKQVVLSTLALVQASSELNELKRYVENGEFLLEASDLGVVNLCAERKLPFVAGHALNCYNAVALRLLLRQGMTRWCMPVELSRDWLVNILAQCDKLGIRNQFEVEVLSYGHLPLAYSARCFTARSENLPKDECETCCIKYPNGRSMLSQEKQQVFVLNGIQTMSGYVYNLGNELASMKGLVDMVRLSPLGTDTFAMIDAFRANENGAAPLPLTANSECNGYWRRLAGLELQD; from the coding sequence ATGAAATATTCATTAGGACCGGTGCTCTATTACTGGTCGAAAGAGACGCTGGAAGACTTTTATCAGCAGGCGGCAACCAGCCAGGCGGATGTGATCTACCTCGGCGAGGCGGTCTGTAGTAAGCGTCGCGCTACAAAGGTGGGTGACTGGCTGGAGATGGCGAAAACCCTGGCCGACAGTGGCAAGCAGGTCGTGCTCTCTACACTGGCGCTGGTTCAGGCCTCGTCAGAACTGAATGAGCTCAAGCGCTACGTGGAGAACGGTGAATTTCTGCTGGAGGCCAGCGATCTCGGCGTAGTGAACCTGTGCGCCGAGCGCAAGCTGCCGTTTGTCGCCGGGCATGCGCTGAACTGCTACAACGCCGTGGCGCTGCGCCTGCTGCTCAGACAGGGGATGACACGCTGGTGTATGCCGGTGGAACTCTCCCGAGACTGGCTGGTGAACATCCTGGCGCAGTGCGACAAGCTGGGGATCCGCAATCAGTTTGAAGTGGAAGTGCTCAGCTACGGGCATCTGCCGCTGGCTTACTCCGCCCGCTGCTTTACCGCGCGTTCAGAGAACCTGCCGAAAGATGAGTGCGAAACCTGCTGCATCAAATACCCCAACGGACGCAGTATGCTGTCGCAGGAGAAACAGCAGGTGTTTGTCCTCAACGGCATTCAGACCATGAGCGGCTACGTTTACAACCTCGGCAACGAACTGGCCTCAATGAAAGGGCTGGTGGATATGGTGCGTCTGTCGCCGCTGGGCACCGATACCTTCGCCATGATCGACGCCTTCCGCGCCAATGAAAATGGCGCAGCCCCACTGCCGCTGACGGCGAACAGCGAGTGCAACGGCTACTGGCGACGTCTCGCCGGGCTGGAGCTGCAGGACTAA
- the rpsO gene encoding 30S ribosomal protein S15, with translation MSLSVEAKAKIVSEFGRDANDSGSTEVQVALLTAQINHLQGHFAEHKKDHHSRRGLLRMVSQRRKLLDYLKRKDVARYTALIERLGLRR, from the coding sequence ATGTCTCTAAGCGTTGAAGCTAAAGCTAAAATCGTTTCTGAGTTTGGTCGTGATGCTAACGACAGCGGTTCTACCGAAGTTCAGGTTGCACTGCTGACTGCACAGATTAACCACCTGCAGGGTCACTTTGCAGAGCACAAAAAAGATCACCACAGCCGTCGTGGTCTGCTGCGCATGGTTTCTCAGCGTCGTAAACTGCTCGACTACCTGAAACGTAAAGATGTTGCACGCTACACCGCGCTGATCGAGCGTCTGGGCCTGCGTCGCTAA
- the pnp gene encoding polyribonucleotide nucleotidyltransferase produces MLNPIVRKFQYGQHTVTLETGMMARQATAAVMVSMDDTAVFVTVVGQKKAKPGQDFFPLTVNYQERTYAAGKIPGGFFRREGRPSEGETLIARLIDRPVRPLFPEGFVNEVQVIATVVSVNPQVNPDIVAMIGASAALSLSGIPFNGPIGAARVGYINDQYVLNPTQDELKSSKLDLVVAGTEAAVLMVESEAELLSEDQMLGAVVFGHDQQQIVIQNINDLVKEAGKPRWDWQPEAANDALNARVAALAEARLSDAYRITDKQERYTQVDAIKSETIATLVAEDESLDANELGEILHAIEKNVVRSRVLAGEPRIDGREKDMIRGLDVRTGVLPRTHGSALFTRGETQALVTATLGTARDAQNIDELMGERTDSFLFHYNFPPYSVGETGMVGSPKRREIGHGRLAKRGVLAVMPDADKFPYTVRVVSEITESNGSSSMASVCGASLALMDAGVPVKAAVAGIAMGLVKEGDNFVVLSDILGDEDHLGDMDFKVAGSREGISALQMDIKIEGITKEIMQVALNQAKGARLHILGVMEQAINAPRGDISQFAPRIHTIKISPDKIKDVIGKGGSVIRALTEETGTTIEIEDDGTVKIAATDGEKAKYAIRRIEEITAEIEVGRVYNGKVTRIVDFGAFVAIGGGKEGLVHISQIADKRVEKVTDYLQMGQEVPVKVLEVDRQGRIRLSIKEATEQSQPAAAPEAPAGEQGE; encoded by the coding sequence TTGCTGAATCCGATCGTTCGTAAATTCCAGTACGGTCAACATACCGTTACGCTGGAAACCGGCATGATGGCACGTCAGGCTACTGCTGCTGTTATGGTAAGCATGGATGACACCGCGGTATTCGTGACCGTTGTTGGCCAGAAAAAAGCTAAACCAGGTCAGGACTTCTTCCCACTGACCGTAAACTACCAGGAGCGTACTTACGCTGCCGGTAAAATCCCGGGTGGTTTCTTCCGTCGTGAAGGCCGTCCAAGCGAAGGCGAAACCCTGATCGCGCGTCTGATTGACCGCCCGGTTCGTCCGCTCTTCCCGGAAGGCTTCGTTAACGAAGTTCAGGTTATCGCGACCGTTGTTTCCGTTAACCCACAGGTTAACCCGGACATCGTTGCGATGATCGGCGCATCCGCAGCCCTCTCCCTGTCTGGTATTCCATTCAACGGTCCTATCGGTGCTGCGCGCGTGGGTTACATCAATGACCAGTACGTTCTGAACCCAACTCAGGACGAGCTGAAGTCAAGCAAGCTGGACCTGGTTGTTGCCGGTACAGAAGCGGCGGTACTGATGGTTGAATCCGAAGCAGAACTGCTGAGCGAAGACCAGATGCTGGGCGCGGTGGTCTTTGGCCACGACCAACAGCAGATCGTTATCCAGAACATTAACGACCTGGTGAAAGAAGCCGGTAAACCACGTTGGGACTGGCAGCCAGAAGCGGCAAACGACGCGCTGAATGCGCGCGTTGCAGCCCTGGCCGAAGCGCGTCTGAGCGATGCTTACCGCATCACCGACAAGCAAGAGCGTTATACCCAGGTTGACGCGATCAAATCTGAAACCATCGCTACGCTGGTGGCAGAAGATGAGTCCCTGGACGCTAACGAGCTCGGCGAAATCCTGCACGCTATCGAGAAAAACGTTGTTCGTAGCCGCGTTCTGGCAGGCGAGCCGCGTATCGATGGCCGTGAAAAAGATATGATCCGTGGTCTGGATGTGCGTACTGGCGTGCTGCCACGTACTCACGGTTCCGCGCTGTTCACCCGTGGTGAAACGCAGGCGCTGGTTACCGCGACCCTGGGTACTGCCCGTGACGCACAGAACATCGACGAACTGATGGGCGAGCGCACTGACAGCTTCCTGTTCCACTACAACTTCCCTCCGTACTCCGTAGGTGAAACCGGTATGGTTGGCTCGCCGAAGCGTCGTGAAATTGGTCACGGTCGTCTTGCGAAGCGCGGCGTGCTGGCTGTGATGCCAGATGCTGATAAATTCCCGTACACCGTTCGTGTGGTTTCTGAAATCACCGAATCTAACGGTTCCTCTTCTATGGCTTCCGTGTGCGGTGCTTCTCTGGCACTGATGGATGCGGGCGTACCGGTGAAAGCGGCCGTTGCGGGTATCGCAATGGGTCTGGTGAAAGAAGGCGACAACTTCGTTGTTCTGTCTGACATCCTGGGCGACGAAGATCACCTGGGTGACATGGACTTCAAAGTCGCGGGTTCCCGCGAAGGTATCTCTGCCCTGCAGATGGATATCAAAATTGAAGGCATCACCAAAGAGATCATGCAGGTTGCGCTGAACCAGGCTAAAGGTGCACGTCTGCACATCCTGGGCGTGATGGAACAGGCGATCAACGCGCCGCGTGGCGATATTTCTCAGTTCGCTCCACGTATCCACACCATTAAGATCAGCCCGGACAAGATCAAAGACGTTATCGGTAAAGGCGGTTCTGTTATCCGTGCTCTGACCGAAGAGACTGGCACCACCATCGAAATCGAAGATGACGGTACTGTGAAGATCGCAGCGACCGACGGCGAGAAAGCGAAATACGCTATCCGTCGTATCGAAGAGATCACTGCCGAGATCGAAGTGGGCCGTGTCTACAATGGTAAAGTGACCCGTATCGTTGACTTTGGCGCATTCGTTGCCATCGGTGGCGGTAAAGAAGGTCTGGTTCACATCTCTCAGATCGCTGACAAGCGCGTTGAGAAAGTGACCGATTACCTGCAGATGGGTCAGGAAGTGCCGGTTAAAGTTCTCGAAGTTGACCGTCAGGGCCGTATTCGTCTGAGCATCAAAGAAGCGACCGAGCAGTCTCAGCCTGCCGCTGCGCCGGAAGCTCCGGCTGGCGAACAGGGCGAGTAA
- a CDS encoding luciferase-like monooxygenase yields the protein MTDKSIPFSVLDLAPIPEGSSAREAFTHSLDLARLAEQRGYHRYWLAEHHNMAGIASAATSVLLGYLAANTTTLHLGSGGVMLPNHSPLVIAEQFGTLNTLYPGRIDLGLGRAPGSDQPTMRALRRHMSGDIDNFPRDVLELVEWFDARDPNPQVRPVPGYGEQIPVWLLGSSLYSAQLAAQLGLPFAFASHFAPDMLHQALHLYRTNFKPSARLEKPYAMVCINIIAADSNRDAEFLFTSMQQAFMKLRRGETGQLPPPVENMHQLWSASEQYGVQQALSMSLVGDKAKVRHGLEAVLRETQADEIMVNGQIFDHQARLHSFDLAMQVKEELVG from the coding sequence ATGACTGATAAATCCATTCCGTTTTCGGTGCTGGACCTGGCGCCGATCCCTGAAGGCTCCTCGGCAAGGGAAGCCTTTACCCACTCACTGGATCTCGCCCGCCTGGCTGAACAGCGCGGCTATCATCGCTACTGGCTGGCGGAACACCACAATATGGCCGGGATCGCCAGCGCCGCCACCTCAGTGCTGCTCGGCTATCTGGCGGCGAATACCACGACGCTCCATTTAGGCTCGGGCGGCGTGATGCTGCCTAACCATTCGCCGCTGGTTATTGCCGAGCAGTTTGGCACCCTCAATACCCTCTATCCGGGCCGTATCGACCTGGGATTGGGTCGCGCACCGGGCAGCGATCAGCCTACCATGCGCGCCCTGCGTCGCCATATGAGCGGTGACATCGATAACTTCCCCCGCGACGTGCTTGAACTGGTGGAGTGGTTTGATGCCCGTGACCCAAATCCGCAGGTGCGTCCGGTGCCGGGCTACGGCGAGCAGATCCCGGTGTGGCTGTTAGGCTCCAGCCTCTACAGCGCGCAGCTGGCCGCGCAGCTGGGCCTGCCGTTTGCGTTTGCGTCGCACTTTGCGCCGGATATGCTGCACCAGGCACTGCATCTCTATCGCACTAACTTTAAGCCTTCGGCGCGGCTGGAAAAACCGTATGCGATGGTGTGCATCAACATCATTGCCGCTGACAGCAACCGCGATGCGGAATTCCTGTTTACCTCCATGCAGCAGGCCTTTATGAAGCTGCGCCGCGGCGAGACGGGGCAACTGCCACCGCCGGTGGAGAATATGCACCAGCTATGGTCGGCATCAGAACAGTATGGCGTGCAGCAGGCGTTAAGCATGTCGCTGGTAGGGGATAAAGCGAAGGTGCGTCACGGGCTGGAAGCGGTGCTGCGTGAGACGCAGGCTGATGAGATCATGGTCAACGGCCAGATCTTCGATCACCAGGCGCGTCTGCATTCGTTCGATCTGGCGATGCAGGTGAAAGAGGAGCTGGTGGGGTAG
- the yrbN gene encoding protein YrbN, which translates to MKITENFHDKLCRLAAIDIEALVLHG; encoded by the coding sequence ATGAAAATTACTGAAAATTTTCACGATAAGTTATGTAGACTGGCCGCCATTGACATTGAGGCACTCGTACTACATGGCTGA
- the mtr gene encoding tryptophan permease, producing MATLTTTQTSPSLLGGVVIIGGTIIGAGMFSLPVVMSGAWFFWSLAALVFTWFCMLHSGLMILEANLNYRIGSSFDTITRDLLGKRWNIVNGISIAFVLYILTYAYISASGSILHHTFAEMSLNVPARLAGLCFALGVAFIVWMSTKAVSRMTAIVLGAKVITFFLTFGSLLGHVTPATLFNVAQSNTSYSPYLLMTLPFCLASFGYHGNVPSLMKYYGKDPRTITRCLVYGTLLALGLYVIWLLGTMGNIPRPEFIGIAQKGGNIDVLVQALSGVLNSRSLDLLLVIFSNFAVASSFLGVTLGLFDYLADLCGFDDSALGRLKTALLTFLPPVIGGLLWPNGFLYAIGYAGLAATIWAAIVPALLARKSRKRFGSPKFRVWGGKPMIALILVFGIGNAVVHVLSSLNLLPVYQ from the coding sequence ATGGCGACACTAACCACCACCCAAACGTCACCTTCACTGCTCGGCGGTGTGGTGATCATCGGCGGCACCATCATAGGTGCGGGGATGTTCTCCCTGCCGGTGGTCATGTCCGGGGCGTGGTTCTTCTGGTCGCTGGCGGCGCTGGTCTTTACCTGGTTCTGTATGCTGCACTCGGGGCTGATGATCCTCGAAGCTAATCTCAACTACCGCATTGGGTCGAGCTTTGACACCATCACCCGCGACCTGCTGGGCAAGCGCTGGAATATCGTCAACGGTATCTCCATTGCCTTTGTGCTCTATATCCTGACCTACGCCTATATCTCGGCGAGCGGTTCGATTCTGCATCACACCTTCGCAGAGATGTCGCTGAACGTACCGGCGCGGCTGGCGGGGCTCTGCTTCGCCCTGGGTGTGGCGTTTATCGTCTGGATGAGTACCAAAGCGGTGAGCCGGATGACGGCCATTGTGCTGGGCGCCAAAGTCATCACCTTTTTCCTGACCTTCGGCAGCCTGCTGGGGCATGTTACGCCCGCCACGCTGTTTAACGTGGCGCAGAGCAACACGTCGTATTCACCCTATCTGCTGATGACCCTGCCGTTCTGTCTGGCGTCGTTTGGCTATCACGGTAATGTGCCGAGCCTGATGAAATATTACGGCAAAGATCCGCGCACCATCACCCGCTGCCTGGTCTACGGCACGCTGCTGGCGCTGGGGCTGTATGTCATCTGGCTGCTGGGGACGATGGGTAACATTCCGCGTCCGGAGTTCATCGGCATTGCGCAGAAGGGCGGGAATATTGATGTGCTGGTGCAGGCGCTGAGTGGCGTGCTCAACAGCCGCAGTCTGGACCTGCTGCTGGTGATCTTCTCCAACTTCGCCGTGGCGAGCTCGTTCCTTGGCGTGACCCTGGGGCTGTTTGACTATCTGGCCGATCTCTGTGGCTTTGATGACTCTGCGCTGGGGCGTCTGAAAACCGCGCTGCTGACCTTCCTGCCGCCGGTCATTGGTGGCCTGCTGTGGCCGAACGGTTTCCTGTATGCCATTGGCTATGCGGGGCTGGCGGCAACGATCTGGGCGGCGATTGTTCCGGCGCTGCTGGCGCGTAAATCACGCAAGCGCTTCGGTAGCCCAAAATTCCGCGTCTGGGGCGGCAAGCCGATGATTGCGCTGATCCTGGTGTTCGGTATCGGCAACGCAGTGGTCCACGTGCTGTCGAGCTTAAATCTGCTGCCTGTATATCAGTGA